The Coregonus clupeaformis isolate EN_2021a chromosome 35, ASM2061545v1, whole genome shotgun sequence genome includes the window ttttctataggattgagttcagggctttgtgatggccactccaataccttcgctttgttgtccttaagtcatttttccacaactttggaagtatgcttggggtcattgtccatttggaagacccatttgcgcccaagctttaacttcctgactgatgtcttgagatgttgcttcaatatatccacatcattttccttccttatgatgccatctattttgtgaagtgcaccagttcctcctgcagcaatgcacccccacagcatgatgctgccacccccgtgcttcacggttgggatggtgttcttcggcttgcaagccacccccccttttcctccaaacataacgacggtcattatggacagttatatttttgtttcatcagaccagaggacatttctccaaaaagtaagatttttgtccccatgtgcagttgcaaaccatagtctggcttttttatggcggttttggagcagtggcttcttccttgctgagcggcctttcaggttgtgtcaatataggacacgttttactgtggatatagatacttttgtacctgtttcctccaacatctaCTGTAGCTTTCCTAGTCAGACTCAGACATCAACATCATGCACATTGCTCAGTATAGAGCAAACTAACCTCACTTATCCATACCAAAGCCGACACACAATCAATGGTCTGGTCTCTGTTATGACAAACATATCAACTAATGCAAAATGCTCTGAATGGTCAAAGCCACAGTGTTAGAGAAAATGCTGTTTCAAATAGGCTTACTACTTTCAGTCCCACAGAGGAAGGCAATTACAGAAGGCAAATAAGATACACACTCAAAATGCATCAACTCATAGCATTTTAATGAATTAGACTGGATAATTCCTCCCTCTGCAcatccaaatcaaatcacattttatttgtcacatacgccgaatacaacagggttTAGACCTCACAGTGAAAtgaaactcctgagtggcgcagggattgttgttctgggattgatttgcacttttcgcaccaaagtacgttcatctctaggagacagaatgcgtctccttcctaagtGATATGACAGCTGCATggccccatggtgtttatacttgcgtactattgtttgtacagatgaacgtggtaccttcaggcgtttggaaattgctcccaaggatgaaccagacttgtggaggtctacaaaaaattttttggaggtcttggctgatttatttttattttcccatgatgtcaagcaaagaggcactgagtttgaagataggccttgaaaaacatccacaggtacacctccaattgactcaaatgatgtcaattagcctatcagaagcttctaaagccatgacatcattttctggaattttccaagctgtttaaaggcacagtcaacttagtgtatgtaaacttctgacctctggaattgtgatacagtgaattatctgtctgtaaacaattgttggaaaatgacttgtatcatgcacaaagtagatgtcctaaccgacttgccaaaactatagtttgttaacaagaaatttgtggagtggttgaaaaactagttttaatgactccaacctaagtgtatgtaaacttccgacttcaactgtatgcatagtcactttaactacctacatgtacatattacctcaattacctcgactaacctgtgcccccgcacattgactctgtaccggtaccccctgtatatagcctcgctagttattttactgctgctctttaattatttttaattttacttatctattttttactgaaCTTATTTTtgctaaaactgcattgttggttaagggcttgtaagtaagcctttattttaattttttttagtcatttagcagacgctcttatccagagcgacttacagttagtgaatacatttttttttatatactggccgcccgtgggaattgaacccacaaccctggcgttgcaaacgccatgctctatcaactgagctacatccctgccggccattccctcccctaccctgggccaattgtgcgccgcccatgagtctcccggtcgcggcctgctgcgacagagcctggattcgaaccaggatctctagtggcacagttagcactgcgatgcagtgccttagaccactgcgccactcaggagtttcaTTTCACTGTGAGGTCTAaaccctgttgtattcggcgtatgtgacaaataaaatgtgatttgatttggatgTGCAGAGGGAGGAATTATCCAGTCTAATTCATTAAAATGCTATGAGTTGATGCATTTTGAGTGTGTATCTTATTTGCCTTCTGTAATTGCCTTCCTCTGTGGGACTGAAAGTAGTAAGCCTATTTGAAACAGCATTTTCTCTAACACTGTGGCTTTGACCATTCAGAGCATTTTGCATTAGTTGATATGTTTGTCATAACAGAGACCAGACCATTGATTGTGTGTCGGCTTTGGTATGGATAAGTGAGGTTAGTTTGCTCTATACTGAGCAATGTGCATGATGTTGATGTCTGAGTCTGACTAGGAAAGCTACAGTAAATtccccccaaaaatatatatatatatatatatatatatatatattatgaaaAGAAATTGAGTTATATGCATATTCTTTATTTTTCTGAAGGTTAGGGCCAGGGACATCACTAGACATTCAGAACATCCGGGGATCAGCCCCGAAGACCTGGGACGGGGGGAGATTTGATCCCTGCGTGACCGAAATGAAGCACCCCACATTTTGCAGAAACATAACACTATATTGCATATCTCACTACTTTCTTCCATGCGTTGTGCTCTCCTGATGCCTAATAATTAACACTTCTTAATATTATTCAATGGATTGTGGTCAGTAAATCCATGGAATATGGTGtcaataatatttaaaaaaatatatattacaaTCTAAAGTTTAGCATGGACTACTTCCTCTGGCTTGAGAGGAATATGccatgtttgtcttgtttgggCCTCCCATcgctctatgttctcctgtgttctctctctgttcggtctgctcctctctcgctccctctcttccttgctgTCTGAAGTTCTGCTCTCCTGGATCTCCTATACTGTTACAGAGATGGCATAGTATCAGTGCCATAGCAATATGGAGTATTctgaacagacaaacacacacactatgaaCAACAGGCAAATAATGTTTAACTGAATTGAGCTAAAGGTAAAATCTGGGATCATTTCTGTTCCTTAATGATATCAGCAGTTCACTCAATCTTAACCTGATTAACGTTCAACTGTCTTACACTTCACTAACCAcaatacctgtgttctctgtcgCTTTAGCAACAAAATCGAAATGCGTGCAaccatggggcaaaacagacgaggttggcttagattgttttACACGTATGCtatatttcgtctccaatgtttattgaaaaataaatacatttgcacactgaCCACTTATGGTTTGAAATACATCGTtaaagttgttggttagctagctagcgaattgtAGCCATAGTTGCATTGACATGAAAGctgtcaaaacaagacatggtatcaataacatgATGAAACAAGCCACTTATGATTCACACACACAGCGTCACTCCAGAATCACAACAGGCTGACTTATGCCCCATGCAATGGAAGCGCGCACATCGTTTCCGTAACGTTGTCAGCCTATCTACCCATCTATGTAGCTAGAGATGCTAAATAATTGTATTGTATACACACAATCTATTAACTTACTCCTGCAAACacaacaaccatctctgcatcttCAATTCCATATGTCAATCTTCTATAAATTGGAAAAAATTTTAACAGCTattaagcttttttttttttcaacagataacgtaacgttaactagctaattGAGTTGACGTTACCAAAAGTTACTAACCGTCATGTTAGCcttaagttagctagctatctttatTAGTAACTTTTAGCATATTAGGACAGTACTTGATTAGACAGTAATTGGTTAGCTAGTGATACTTTGTCGGGTGGTGAACTGAGCTCCAGCAGTTGGATTCAGTGTCCAGATAGCCAATCAATAACGGTACTGTCAAAACCCTGCTCATAAAATTTGCTAGGTTGCTAATGAAGTAGCATTACTAGCGAGACTGGGTAGTCCCTCACGTTAGTTAGTTAGCTTAACGTTATctgtcagtgcagcttttgagtcAACATGTTGAAATGTAAGACACTCGAATCTGGCTtactgtgaggtcaataactgaATAACATCATCATGGGCTAACAAAATGTGCTATAGTAATAGCAAGCTAACAAAGTTTACCTCCAGTTCTCCTTCTCATCTTTGCGCTCTCTCCCTCAGAGCATGTACAGTCGCCCGCGCGCGCCGAAATAGTTTTTTTTGGGACGAATCAAAAAGGGCTGTTCTTACACACAACACaccgtggagtgcctggatacagcccttagccgtggtatattggtcatacaccacaaacccccgaggtgccttattgctattataaactggttatcaacgtaattagagcagtaaaaataaatgttttggcatacccctgttatacagtctgatataacacgactgtcagccaatcagcagtcAGGGCTCGAAACACCTAGTTTATAAATATAATTAATTATAAGTCAAAACATGGTAGTAGCAAATGCAGATCGATCCTATAAACTAGAGGGAGGAGTGCCCCCTACTGGCCTATAATGAACTCTGCATTACAACTCTCCCAAGGAGGTGCTGAGCCTTCTTTAGAATAACATTCTGCAAGGTAAATCCATTACCTTCATTTGAAAGAACATCGTTATTTGTGTTTTTCTACGAGTGCTTGCCTAATATACCAAGAGTAAAACAATAACCTCACCAATTTAGCTCATACTCATTTATCATTTCCAGCAATGCACCCCCTTATCCCTCAGTATGCAGCCCCAGTACGCTAGGTGGAGCTAAACCTTTAACTTACAAATCAATGTAGAAGAAGACAAACATCAAATTCGAAAGATGTCGGCGACCAAGGAGAAAGATGGTCGACCAGGGAAACCGTCAGGAAAGGAATCTCAACCTTTGATTATAGCCAAAACTCCCGCAGAGGAGCAGCGCCTTAAGTTGGAGAGATTGATGAGAAACCCTGTAAGTGTCTGGGGAGGTTATTGTCTTTGAGGATATCTTCAAATGGGCACATGTTTATCTCCACAGCTAGaaaggctagctaacgttagcgccAACCGCAGTGAATCTGTGCTTACGCAGctaatagttagctagctacagtagttagctagaACATTGCCTGGTTGACAGTCAGAGATTAATGCCATTCATTTGTTTGGAAAACTTCCTCACAagctctacaagccagaatgttgaatacacTTTTATTTCAAGGTACTCTACCAGTTGTGTGTGCGGTTAGTCCTTTTGTGGGTAGGAatttgagaaaaaatatccacaggaaagtgcATTATTATTAAACCGACTTTTCCAAACGCTGATACTAGAAGGACGACgttgttgcaattgtggtggggttCATGATTCTGAATTCCTGGAGTGCCCTTTAAGAGTGAAGGTGGCAAAAGTTAGAGCGGTCAATCGAATCTCCTATGCGGAGGTTAACAATTTAGAAAACAAGTTATGCTAGTGGATATACCAAagcctgtagtaaatgtttgTTGCCAGACAAAAGATACCCTGTGTGTTAAAGGTGGATTTTGTTGCATTCATTTCTACAGTTATAAACTGTACAGCACAAGTCTCAAAGAAGTCGAGGAATCTGGACATTATTGTGGCTGTTGCAGAAACGTTATTGGGACTCAAGGATTTTACATCTGAAAGCTTGCAAGGGGTACTGGCTGGAAGACCTGCCCTCCCAGGTTccccttgagcctgtgtagggatttatttattttttaacaaaagTTGTTtgatttatgttttattttatttatttatttttgggtaGTTCCGTTTTTGGggggaatcctgtttccatcccgcaTAGAAGGTGGCGGGATGCACATTCAATTGTGTGATCGCCAATAAACCATAGAAGAAGAAGCGCTTTGAAAAGTTGGTTTAATTATACTTTTCTGTGGACATTTTATCACCACTTCCTACCATCAAAAGGACCAACAGAATGGACAACCAGTAAAGTAAgtttaaatataattttattcaacattctggcttgtagagactTTTAGGGCAACTTCATTCAGACTGAATATCCATGGggtaaccatggtaacagtctGATGTATCAGGCAAGCTAGAACAGTGAATGACtatactagctagctaattatcGTAAAAATGAATACTCTCATGTATGTTTGTAGGATAAACCTGCCCCTATCCCAGACCGACCAAAAGAATGGAACCCTCGGGCTCCTCCAGAGTTTGTGCGGGATGTGATGGGTAAGCCTGCAATCTGCTAACTTTAGCTAACTACCTGTGGCGGATGAATTTGTGAATTCTCAGGTAAGGGCACGTGCAAGTGCTTTTTTTGCAGCCAAAGAGTCGAGCGAGCTTTGCAAGAATTATGGTTATTTATCTTGCAAGACTCGTTATCTACGCGCATCCACACTATCACATTATTAGGTAGGCAATGGCTTGTTGGCACAATTCTGGCACTGGAAATCTTACCCCCCTACTACTGagttgattttaataaaagcacTTTAAGCCCGCTGATGAGATGTGTAATgaatctccccctcctccaggcTCCAGTGCAGGGGCTGGCAGTGGAGAGTTCCATGTGTACAGACACCTTCGCAGGCGAGAGTATCAGAGACAGGACTTCCTGGACAAGATGACTGAGAAGGTGGGCAGCTGACCTTATCGTTTCTCATGGGAACCAATTTATTTTAAGCGGTGGGGTTAAGCAATAAACTCTTTCCTTTTTCTTGCAGCAAAAGATGGATTTGGACTATCTTGACAAGGTGTCAGATAACCAACAGGCAGCTGATGAAAGAACAGCCAAACGCAGGAAGAAAAGGTTGGTGCATTAATCAAGGACCCactaaaaataaaatgtatagaGCCTATTGCCTTTATTCTTTGAGTCTCTGCTGTAAACGTTATACTTGCTGATGGTTTGTTACGTTACACGTATTTGTATTTCAGGGAAAAGCTGAAGCAGAAGAAGCTTATGGCAAAGAAAGCCAAGCAGGAAGCCAACAAAGGTGAAGGTAAATGAAACAAATAATATTTAAGTGATGGATTTCATTGAAACAAGTCCCCTTCAGACTTTTGAAGTGTGAAGAAAGAGCAAGTCCACTACTTGTGTTGCTATGGCCAGTGCAAGAGCCAAATTGTACTCACATATTATGCTACAGCAGggtttttctggatcaaaaaggggcttaggtggtgggcgtggcaATGGGCGCGGTCGGCCTGTCGGTGTTGCTGAATTTTAGAGGCCCCCATCTTGGCAGTGTAGAGACATATttgccaatttcctgcaattctaaaaatgtatccatggagctgagagaaaatgtttgttttaaagctaatttcctgcgattctacatattctgccatggagctgagagaagatttggcagttttaaagcaaatttccttaAATTCTATGCTTtattttgctcaaacataataacaaaatcaatactgctaaattcattgtttttggAACTTTAAATTCTCCcatctagcttttattttggtgattgttgtgaaagattataaaaaaattaataggtccattatcttttctaagtactttacagtgcattcggaaagtattcagacacccttgacgttttccacgtgttacgttacagcattctaaaattgattaaaaccgtttccccccccccctcaatctacacaccatactccataatgacaaagcaaaaacaggtttttgtaaattttgcaaatttataaaaaaatatgaaacttaaatatcacagttacataagtattcagaccctttactcagtactttgttgaagcacctttggtagcgattacagcctcaagtcttcttgggtatgacgctacaagcttggcacacctgcacaccttctctgcagatcctctcaagctctgtcaggttggatggggagcgtcgctgcacagctattttcaggtctctccagagatgttcgatcaggttcaagtcccggctctggctgggccactcaaggacattcagagacttgtcccgtagccactcctgcgctgtcttggctgtatgcttagggttgttgtcctgttggaaggtgaacctgttGGAAGgtggtcctgagcaggttttcatcaaggatctctctgtactttgctctgttcatctttccctcgatcctgacaagtctcccagtccctgctgctgaaaaacatccccacagcatgatgctgccaccaccatgcttcaccatagggatggtgccaggtctcctccagacgtgacacttggcattcaggccaaagagttcaatcttggtttcatcagaccagacaatcttgtttctcatggtctgagtcctgtagtggccttttggcaaactccaagcaggctgtcatgt containing:
- the prkrip1 gene encoding PRKR-interacting protein 1 homolog, encoding MSATKEKDGRPGKPSGKESQPLIIAKTPAEEQRLKLERLMRNPDKPAPIPDRPKEWNPRAPPEFVRDVMGSSAGAGSGEFHVYRHLRRREYQRQDFLDKMTEKQKMDLDYLDKVSDNQQAADERTAKRRKKREKLKQKKLMAKKAKQEANKGEDSEKSSSSSEEDDQEREAEDDAEAPSFVMGKR